From the Caballeronia sp. NK8 genome, one window contains:
- a CDS encoding ankyrin repeat domain-containing protein: MNNSPMVSILSASSAPDVSRARAARRAVRGLVAGTLLAACAIAQPVWAASVDSLIKAVKFDDISAVKKQLAQGADPNTVDNTGTPIIVIAAREKSDKVGQLLADNPKTDLEKTDPAGENAMMLAALNGDATFVNLLIAKDAEVNKKGWTPLHYAATNGHDDIVKILVDHSAYIDAGSPNGTTPLMMAARGNHLSTCKLLLDEGADLRVKNQLGMTAVDFARKYEARDVAEGLQARLDSMPQGAGGGGGAPQSGSNGAK; this comes from the coding sequence ATGAACAATTCCCCGATGGTTTCCATCCTGTCCGCGTCGAGCGCGCCTGACGTTTCCCGCGCACGCGCTGCGCGCCGTGCCGTGCGCGGTCTGGTCGCCGGCACGCTGCTCGCGGCGTGCGCGATCGCGCAGCCGGTCTGGGCCGCGTCCGTGGACTCGCTCATCAAGGCGGTCAAGTTCGACGACATTTCGGCCGTCAAGAAACAGCTCGCGCAGGGCGCGGACCCGAATACGGTCGACAACACCGGCACGCCGATCATCGTGATCGCGGCGCGCGAGAAGTCCGACAAGGTCGGCCAGTTGCTCGCCGACAATCCGAAGACCGATCTTGAGAAAACCGACCCCGCCGGCGAAAACGCGATGATGCTCGCCGCGCTCAACGGCGACGCCACCTTCGTGAATCTGCTGATCGCGAAGGACGCCGAAGTGAACAAGAAGGGCTGGACGCCGCTGCACTACGCGGCAACCAACGGTCATGACGACATCGTGAAGATTTTGGTCGATCATTCGGCGTACATCGACGCGGGCTCGCCGAACGGCACGACGCCACTGATGATGGCGGCGCGCGGCAATCATCTTTCGACCTGCAAGCTGCTGCTCGACGAAGGCGCGGATCTGCGCGTGAAGAACCAGCTCGGCATGACGGCGGTGGACTTCGCGCGCAAGTACGAGGCGCGGGACGTCGCAGAGGGTCTGCAGG
- a CDS encoding TatD family hydrolase has translation MFVDSHCHINFEGLADRLPDVLDKMRAHSVTHALCVSVDLETLPSVLDIAERYENVYASVGVHPDHEDAKEPSVAELVELAAHPKVCAIGETGLDYYRLEGRSIDEMEWQRERFRTHIRAAHQTGKPLIVHTRSSSEDTLRIMAEERADVPGGVMHCFTEPWDVAEKALAQNFHVSLSGIVTFKNAKDVQEVARRVPIERLLIETDSPYLAPVPYRGKPNEPAYVSYVGRFIAQLREQPEEAVAQATTANFFRLFKIAQPA, from the coding sequence ATGTTCGTCGATTCACACTGTCATATCAACTTCGAAGGGCTCGCCGACCGTCTGCCCGACGTGCTCGACAAGATGCGCGCGCACTCGGTCACGCATGCGCTCTGCGTGTCGGTCGATCTGGAAACGCTGCCTTCGGTGCTCGACATCGCCGAACGGTACGAGAACGTGTATGCCTCCGTCGGCGTGCATCCGGATCACGAGGACGCGAAGGAGCCGAGCGTCGCCGAGCTGGTCGAACTGGCTGCGCACCCGAAGGTATGCGCGATCGGCGAGACGGGGCTCGATTACTATCGGCTGGAAGGGCGCAGCATCGACGAGATGGAATGGCAGCGCGAACGTTTTCGCACGCACATTCGTGCCGCACACCAGACTGGCAAGCCGCTCATCGTCCATACGCGTTCGTCGTCGGAAGACACGCTGCGCATCATGGCCGAAGAGCGCGCCGACGTGCCCGGCGGCGTCATGCATTGTTTCACCGAGCCGTGGGACGTCGCCGAAAAGGCGCTCGCGCAGAACTTCCATGTCTCGCTGTCGGGCATCGTCACGTTCAAGAACGCGAAGGATGTGCAGGAAGTCGCGCGGCGCGTGCCGATCGAGCGGCTGCTGATCGAAACCGACTCGCCGTATCTCGCGCCGGTGCCGTATCGGGGCAAGCCGAATGAACCTGCGTATGTGAGTTATGTCGGACGTTTCATCGCGCAGTTGCGCGAGCAGCCGGAAGAGGCCGTCGCGCAAGCCACCACCGCCAACTTCTTCCGGCTCTTCAAGATCGCGCAGCCAGCCTGA